The following DNA comes from Passer domesticus isolate bPasDom1 chromosome 13, bPasDom1.hap1, whole genome shotgun sequence.
CCACTGACTGAGCTCACAAGAGAAATACAAGGATATATACActgattaaaaaatatatctCTAGATTTGctccaaaaattaaaaagtggtGAAGAAAGTAAGATTTTCTTTTGAATTTACGAATTAAGAAGATAATAATTTGCAAACTGAACTTCAGTTGCAGCAATTAcaagaacaatttaaaaaatattttgttaactTCTAAATAACATTTAGTTTAAAAAGCTTGGAGAAAAGATGCCCTGCTGTGTCCATGAGATTTGAGCACTGGACTAGTGCTATCTGCAGAGAAATACTGTTCACacttttcttatcttctgcaacatttggatttttttagggAACTTTTGCAGGTACTGGGtttgctccagctcctgcccagctggtGGGATCCCCTCCATGGTCTTTCCTTGGAAGAGGATCAGAGTTCTCCTGAGTGCTGAAGCAAACCCAGTGTGTCCCTCAGGCTGAGGATAAATGATTTCCCTGGTGAGTTCCCAGAGATTTCTGCCCTGAGGCTACACGCCCTGGCAAGGACAGGAGGCACATGCAACAAAATGCTGATCACATTGTCAGGTGGGAGATTTTCTCTGCAAGACTCACAGCCCCAAGCCAGAGTAAAGGAATAAATGGTACTTTTGAACACTTACATTCCAGAGAGGTATCAGTAGGTGAAGCCTCACTGTAAAGAAATGGTGTTGAATGTTAGAGCCTTGTAAAACACAAATCACATCTCGTTAATAGCAGAACAAGAGATGTGACTAGATCTGAGTCCCTTCTTTTAAGGTGAAGGACAGCCTTCAAGACTCTGCTTAGGTCTCCTTAAAACTGAAGCAGCAAAGTGCAGGAGATACAGCCCTTAAATGAACAACTAGAGAAATTTGCAGGGAACATTTTATAAGTAAAGAAAAGGATTTACCTCTTCCTCCTCATTTCCTTGGCGATATtgttctaaaaaaaaatatagaagaaTGGTTAACAAAGCTGGCAATGTACTCAAGTGTAAGGCTGGGTACTGTCCCCCTGGATCTCATGGTCAGAGATAAACCAggaggggatggggctgggcaaaCACAGAGGATGTTTCTTGACAGTGGCATTGAGCACCCAGAACTTGGGAAGTTGATGGGAGAATGAAGCCACATCTGAGAGAGGAGAAATTTGCCTTGCACTGCTTAGGAGCAGACCTCCTCCTTGTTATCCATAGAAAcctgccccctgccccctccccacagctctCAGGACCCCACATCAGCCCCTCACACCCCAGTGGAAGGAGCTGCCAAGGACTGAGGTCCCTGTTTCCCACGGTGTCAGCGGGGCTGGGTCGGGGCCGCTCACCGCGCACATCGTTCAGCAGATAGTCCAGATGCaacaaaaacttctttttctggGTTTCATACTGGGTCATCAGCCTGTCATTCAGCTGCACTGCCTCCACCTTCACATCCTCAGTGACCAGATCCAGACTCGCAATCCTAGGGCACAGAGAATCACTGCACCAAGGAAAACCATCCAGCATCCAAAGGTAACAGAATTCTTCACTAGGACAGTCTGCAAAGAGGAGAGGGCTTTGGCAACATGAATTATTGGGTTAACAGCCCTTTGTGAAGGTTGAATTCCAACTCCTACATACTGTTATTTATTTGGCAATGCCTTATGCTGACCAACCTGCACTGGAACTTTCAAATGCTGATAATGAGAGAGGAGGAGGTTTTGATAATCCCCATGTGTGAACAGGGCCTTGACTTGCTGCAGGCAGGCTCTTACTGATGTAGCAATGCCAGAACAAGAATGCCAAACGCATTAAATGGTGTCCAGGTTTCTGGAAAATTACCTTGATCCTACAGGCTAGGATGTGACttgcagcacagctgtgagTAACAgacccagctgcagccctgaggcACACAGTGATTCCAAGCTCTCCTTACAACCTGAGTTTGAGCTCAGCTTTAATCTGTGCAAGTTTCCGAGGTGACACCTCAAATTCCAGGAAGATGTTTGAGCCAGCCCTTCGTGCAGCTGGGgcgtgcagagctgctgcaaaggctCTCCTGGATCTGGAACTGTTGGTGTGCTGTTGCACCACTGAATTACAGCTGACACCCAGGCACCACATAGGAAGTGGTAAGTTATAAATTAAAGATAATAATTAATCTTTCTAGCTACCAAGCTTGTCCACAACTCAGACTTGCTGGGAAATGAGCGGGTTATCTCTGCTGCCCAAGGCTGTTCCCTGGGAACTCAGATGAGGGAGTCACCAATGTGCATCCAGGACAGTGTTACTGTAAACTGAACCCTAGGGGCTTCATCCCTGATAAAAAGTTTTCTGGTAATAAAAGCCAGTGGTTTCTATGAGAATCCAGCCAGGAAACCAAAATTTAAAGGAACAAGTGTAACAGCAGGCAGGGATCTCTCCATCCATGCTTGTGTGGATGTGGTGCCCTCGGGCTCAGCTGGATTATGGAGCAGCTTTGCAGCATAGGGTGGTGGGGTTTGATCCCAGTTATCAACACCATATTTTtttcaaggaagaaaataaatgttatgAAGTGGAACATACCTGTCTGTGACTTCTTTCAGATCCTACCAAGAGGATTGGaggattattaaaaaaagaaaaaagaaaaaagagaaagaaaaaagatatcATTAGTGTGATTTTCAGGAAGGTCACCTGGCTGAGAAATAGGCAGATCcacaaagaaaagcagaataccACTGCTTACTttgaagaagaggaaaatatcTGGTTGCTCTTTTATCATCTGCAAAGCCTGAAGATTCTGCTCAGCCTGGTCTCTCTTCTGTTGCATTTCCTTCCTTGTGTTGGTGACAACTGCCAGGTTTTCTTCCTCATAAGACTGAATGTCACGCAGCATCATCCTCTGTTTCTTATCAAGCTCTGCCCTTATACTTTTAAACAGCTGTTTTAGGTCAGAAGTCAGTGTTTTGGTATCGttctaaatgaagagatgagAAAAAGGGGCACTGGCTCAGAAACTCCACCCTTCAGTTTAGTGCCTCTGCTTATCAATTAGGATTCTATCTGTCCCTGGTGCTGGCTTTAGAAGGAAGCAGACAATAAACATTTGCTTGGAATATCTGATTCAACAGAGGCTTTTCAAAATTAATCCTGATATAGTAAGTCAGATATATCAAGTCAGATGAATTTCTTGAATGGAATACCAATGTGAGAGCTTACTGGTACACACCGGAAATCCCACTTGTAGATataaattgcttttcttttattaaacagGTAGAAATCTTTAAGAAAACATAATCTTATGTACAGTCTGTGGGCTGCCAGTCCTGCAACCTGTCTGTGCAATCACAATACAGGGTGGAATCCCCCAGCTGGTTCCTCCTGTGGAGGAGCTGGAAGGCTGCAATGAAGCTTGGCTTCTGGCAGTTTCTCAAACCACTCTTCTCCCTGTCTATTCATCTGCTTCTAACAGTATAGTTTCCATCACTTATTGCTGGGAAACTGTGAAGGAAAGATGCTATGAATTAGCAATAATCTGGATACTAACCTTGATCTGATTCTCGGTTTCCTGAAGCTCTTCTAGGGCAGTAACTAAATCACTTTTAGATTCCTGCAGGTCTGTCATGGTGCTGGAGAGTTTAACCTGGCAGAAGGAAAGACAGCACTGAACttcccagcaggaacagcttcAAACCAGACGGCCAGTTTGTGGAGCTGGTGAAATGGCGATTGTCTCACACATCCCACTTCTGCTTGGCAGCCCTGAAATTCTGATACATAACTTGGAGGAGGAAGTTAGTTTGCATATAGTTCATAAAACTGCAAAGGATGCTTCTGCTAATTCCTGAGGAGGCTGTGACCTGTCCTGAGGTCCAGAGGGAGCCATTTCCTGCCCATGCACTGGGTTCCTGCAGGGCTTTTGCTTGGGCTCTAAACTGAGCCCAGATATTTCAAACACAAGGCAGTGAGTGAGCACAGGGAATGCATTTACTCCCCTCGGTCTCAGCTGATCCTGGAGCATTTCAAGGACAGCAGCTGGACTCAGAGGCAGGAATATGGAGACCCCATGTCTCTTGTATCTACTGGGACACTGGCTCCACAAAATTTGTGGCAGAGGGaggaatcccagaatcactgaAATTGGAGAAGATCTCCAAGGTCATCGAGTTCAACCTGTGAccaatccccaccttgtcacgcagcccagagcactgagtgccatgtccagtcgtTCCCTGGATGCCGCCAGGAAtgggactccaccacctccctgggcagccccttccaatgtTTAACAACCctctcagtgaagaaattcctccttatgtccaacctgaacctcccggGCACAACTTGAGACTGCCtcccctcatcctgtcactggttattggggagcagagcctgatcCCACTGTGCTACACAGACTGAGCCCAAGGGAAGGACCTCGAGAGGGGAAACGCCCTTCCCCACCCAAAGTTCAACATCATGGCATTCCCCAGGCTCTGTGGAGGAAGGGATTTTCTAATCCCTGCAGGAATACTTCTCAGTTCCAGCCAGGAACAGCGCAGTGAGGGCGGCTGGCAGCGCCggggctgctgaggggaagCGGAGCCGCTCGCTGAGGGGAGCCGCCCTGAGGGACCCCCACACCCTGAGGCACTGAGCCGCGCTTGTCCCGGCCACCCCACAACACCATTCCCCGCTCTTCTCCCCCTGCTTAGCTGTTCACACTGTTCTGGCAACACACCGGAGGGAATGAAAAGCAAATTCCAGCACAATGCACCAGTCCCTTGCTGGGAGAGAGAAATTTCCCGGGGCAGCCCTCACATCCATCCCCACTCCCTGTGGAAGCCCTACCGCCCTTCCTGCGGCTTTCCCCCGTCCTCGCGGCCAGGGCAGGGGCCATGGGCAGGGAAGAGCTCCCTACCAGCTCTTTGTCGTGTCCCTCCTTCAGGGTGATGACCTCGTGGCCCTTATGGGCCCCAGCCATGGAGCAGAGCACGCAGATGCACTCCTCCTCCCTCGGGCAGTAGCATTCCAGCAGCTTGCCGTGATGCCGGCACCTCCTCTCCTCCGCCTTGCCTGCTCCCACCTCCACCAGGACATGTTCTTGATGGAAATCCCTGGCGTTGTGTTTGCTCAGGTGGGCCTGGCACAAGGACACCTCGCAAATCAGGCAGGTTTTCACAGCTGGCTGGGGTCCATCCAGGCACTGCTCACAGGGAACCACGTCTGTTTTCCCCTTCTCGGTGCCTTCGTCCTGCTGGAGGCTTTCTCTTCGAGCCTGTTGTCCTTTGGAAGTGGTGGCCTTAAATGCCTCCACGATGCTGCGCAGCTTGAAGTTGTTGTGTAGCTCCAGGGTGACACCCAGGTCGGCCATGCATGTGGGGCAGGTCCAGAGGCACTGCGAGTACAGCGCCTCCTCAATGCACAGCCGGCAGAAGCTGTGGCCGCAGCTCAGCGACATCGGCTCCCGGTACAGCTCCAGGCAGATGGGGCAGGTGAGCTCGGCCCTCAGGCTGCCAGCCCCTACGCATCCCTCCCCAGCTTCGGCCATGGCTGCAGCAAGCGCGCAgaaccgaaactaaaaccagaTGCAGGCACCCGGCCAAGGGTCTCGCCAGCCCTCCTCTCCAAGCCCTCCCCTTCCAGGCCCGGCAGAGAAATGTTCCCTCTGCCGGCTCCACCCTTTCCTACACTGCGGCAGCCACTTCGGCAAGTTTCCTCTCAGTGTCCAGCAGGGAATGCTGCCCAGTCTCTCCTCACCTCCCAGGGCAGCTTTGCGTCTGCACTGGATGTGCAGGATGGAAAAGAGACGGCAGAGATCAAAGATCAAGCCTTAGATCAAAGATCAGTATCGCTGCTGCCTAGTTCTGTAGCAGTTAATGTTGAGCTGTCAGCTTTTAGATAAAATAAATTGCCATCGTGTTTAACAAGCTGGTAATATGACTTTATTAACATGAACCCAACACAGTATTTGAAACAGCTGAGCAAAAAACGAGCAACTTAATGGTATTTCCATTATGATGAACAGAACGAATAAGACAGGAGCTCTTGCAGGAAGAGGCAGGGTGCTGTGATATACCCCCTC
Coding sequences within:
- the LOC135280346 gene encoding E3 ubiquitin-protein ligase Midline-1-like isoform X2, translating into MAEAGEGCVGAGSLRAELTCPICLELYREPMSLSCGHSFCRLCIEEALYSQCLWTCPTCMADLGVTLELHNNFKLRSIVEAFKATTSKGQQARRESLQQDEGTEKGKTDVVPCEQCLDGPQPAVKTCLICEVSLCQAHLSKHNARDFHQEHVLVEVGAGKAEERRCRHHGKLLECYCPREEECICVLCSMAGAHKGHEVITLKEGHDKELVKLSSTMTDLQESKSDLVTALEELQETENQIKNDTKTLTSDLKQLFKSIRAELDKKQRMMLRDIQSYEEENLAVVTNTRKEMQQKRDQAEQNLQALQMIKEQPDIFLFFKDLKEVTDRIASLDLVTEDVKVEAVQLNDRLMTQYETQKKKFLLHLDYLLNDVREQYRQGNEEEE
- the LOC135280346 gene encoding E3 ubiquitin-protein ligase Midline-1-like isoform X1; protein product: MAEAGEGCVGAGSLRAELTCPICLELYREPMSLSCGHSFCRLCIEEALYSQCLWTCPTCMADLGVTLELHNNFKLRSIVEAFKATTSKGQQARRESLQQDEGTEKGKTDVVPCEQCLDGPQPAVKTCLICEVSLCQAHLSKHNARDFHQEHVLVEVGAGKAEERRCRHHGKLLECYCPREEECICVLCSMAGAHKGHEVITLKEGHDKELVKLSSTMTDLQESKSDLVTALEELQETENQIKNDTKTLTSDLKQLFKSIRAELDKKQRMMLRDIQSYEEENLAVVTNTRKEMQQKRDQAEQNLQALQMIKEQPDIFLFFKDLKEVTDRIASLDLVTEDVKVEAVQLNDRLMTQYETQKKKFLLHLDYLLNDVREQYRQGNEEEEVQM